The following coding sequences are from one Saccharomyces eubayanus strain FM1318 chromosome VII, whole genome shotgun sequence window:
- the PHB2 gene encoding prohibitin subunit PHB2, which produces MNRSPGEFQRYAKAFQKQLSRVQQPGGKGKMPSPGGAFAGISGLILLGGGALLVNNALFNVDGGHRAIVYSRLNGVSTRIFNEGTHFIFPWIDTPIIFDVRAKPRNVASLTGTKDLQMVNITCRVLSRPDVGQLPTIYRTLGQDYDERVLPSIVNEVLKAVVAQFNASQLITQREKVSRLIRENLVRRASRFNILLDDVSITYMTFSPEFTNAVEAKQIAQQDAQRAAFVVDKARQEKQGMVVKAQGEAKSAELIGEAIKKSKDYVELKRLDTARDIAKILANSPNRVVLDNEALLLNTMVDARINERSK; this is translated from the coding sequence ATGAACAGATCACCCGGTGAGTTTCAAAGGTACGCAAAGGCgtttcaaaaacagttGTCTAGGGTACAGCAGCCCGGAGGCAAGGGCAAAATGCCCTCCCCAGGGGGAGCATTTGCAGGGATTAGTGGTTTGATTTTGCTTGGAGGTGGTGCTCTTTTAGTGAATAATGCGCTATTTAATGTGGACGGTGGTCATAGAGCCATTGTTTATTCCAGGTTGAATGGTGTCTCCACCAGGATTTTCAACGAAGGTACGCATTTTATCTTCCCTTGGATCGACACCCCAATCATCTTTGATGTGAGAGCCAAACCTCGTAATGTTGCGTCTTTGACGGGTACCAAAGACTTGCAAATGGTGAATATCACTTGTAGAGTGCTTTCTAGACCAGACGTGGGACAACTGCCTACCATATATAGAACTTTAGGTCAGGATTATGACGAAAGAGTTCTACCCTCTATTGTCAACGAAGTTTTAAAGGCTGTCGTAGCCCAATTCAATGCGTCGCAACTAATCActcaaagagaaaaagtttCTCGGTTGATTCGTGAGAACTTGGTTCGTCGTGCAAGCAGATTCAATATCTTGTTAGATGATGTTTCCATTACATACATGACCTTTTCGCCTGAGTTTACCAATGCTGTAGAAGCCAAGCAAATTGCTCAACAAGATGCCCAGAGAGCGGCATTTGTGGTTGATAAGGCTAGACAAGAAAAGCAAGGAATGGTAGTGAAGGCACAGGGTGAGGCCAAATCTGCAGAGCTGATTGGTGAAGCCATCAAAAAATCGAAAGATTACGtggaattgaaaagattggaTACTGCCAGGGACATTGCCAAGATCCTGGCCAACTCTCCTAATAGAGTCGTCTTGGATAATGAAGCATTGTTATTGAACACAATGGTAGACGCGAGAATTAACGAGAGGAGCAAATAA
- the PHO81 gene encoding Pho81p — translation MKFGKYLEARQLELAEYNSHFIDYKALKKLIKQLAIPTLKTSSELDLHLTLDDIDEKIIHQRLQENKAAFFFKLERELEKVNGYYLARESDLRIKFNILHSKYNDYKSNGKLTSNQATSFKNLYAAFKKFQKDLRNLEQYVELNKTGFSKALKKWDKRSQSHDKDFYLATVVSIQPIFTKDGPLKLNDETLHILLELNDIDNNNRTAGLESNDFVSEDNNDGKRELNSYQLATSKTSENQLQHIFSAPSSSSLDMEMEIENWYKEILNITTVKDIQRKHALLRNFREAKIFTYLLQNASESFHKNVFSLLKECLTTLFLLLVASPLDDNSLHIFYKSNQDHIDLSYCDEDDQVFSRKNVFHEAASCPNQSRLFVLDEALTTSKLSKETVQKLLNAQDIHARVPLHYASELGKLEFVHSLLITNLLKDIDPIDSDSKTPLVLAITNNHIDVVRDLLTIGGANASPVEKPVLDYSKNIISSAKVQFDPLNVACKFNNHDAAKLLLEIRSKQNADHNKQSSQHLCQPLFKKNSTGLCTLHIVAKIGGDAQLIQLLIQYGADPNEIDGFNKWTPIFYAVRSGHSEVIGELLRNGARLDIEDDNGHSPLFYALWESHVGVLNALLQTPTNLAPKYLNEADAQIKRLQASTIALTPNDNKSDLDIPDSIPDFALPPPIIPLRKYGHNFLEKKIFIKLKLKPGLESIKLTKDNGIIMSSSPGRITLSSNLPEILPRNIILPVRVDENNDFGKNISETNDEEDDEEISEDHDDGELIFQVDSIKDFSMDFEIFPAFGTRIIAKTTAMSYHCIKPAMNSITTINLPLFDTRLNNIGCLTFDYQIIFPYPGNPLKIIKYEPYWKSTGGDMMTSSSKEGNFVTSSSLNGSFVSILVCTLNDGTIVAAPKPFVEFRGTKILLNDLTKEQLGKLVDYDLGKIDGSFNEVTLKQYLSSRIFPLRSLLEVIPGSVQLVVRVCFPTDEEIDTIPVKISPFININEFIDKLLLIIFEHERFLRHNGSESMRQIVFSSCNWEACSILNWKQPNFPVLLQMKNLFRDSNTGKFISDTPNCLKELAVNPQKMSYLDTAPLNIHTMIQFAINNNLLGVTIPHETLKICPSLTKNIKQSGLLLIASIDENEQLPNNENNSGIYCGSELLFENNIDM, via the coding sequence ATGAAGTTCGGCAAATATCTGGAAGCTAGACAGCTGGAATTGGCGGAGTATAATAGTCATTTTATTGATTACAAGGCTCTGAAAAAACTAATCAAACAGTTGGCTATTCCCACTTTAAAGACGAGCTCGGAGTTAGATCTACATTTGACATTAGATGATatagatgaaaaaatcatacaTCAGAGATtgcaagaaaacaaagctgcatttttctttaaactGGAAAGAGAACTCGAAAAGGTCAATGGATATTACTTGGCAAGAGAATCTGATTTGAGAATAAAGTTTAACATTTTGCACTCAAAATACAATGACTACAAGTCAAATGGTAAATTAACTTCCAACCAAGCTActtcattcaaaaacttgTATGCGgcttttaaaaaatttcaaaaagatttAAGGAATTTGGAGCAGTATGTTGAACTAAACAAAACGgggttttcaaaagctttgaaaaagtggGATAAAAGGTCTCAGTCTCATGATAAAGATTTTTATCTTGCTACGGTTGTCTCTATTCAACCAATATTCACTAAGGATGGGCCACTCAAACTAAACGATGAAACTTTACACATTCTTTTGGAGTTAAATGACATtgacaataacaataggACGGCAGGCTTAGAATCCAATGATTTCGTTAGTGAGGATAATAATGACGGAAAAAGAGAGCTTAACAGTTACCAGTTAGCGACATCAAAAACTTCCGAAAACCAACTTcaacatattttttctgcaccatcttcttcttccctCGATATGGAGATGGAAATCGAAAACTGGTACAAggaaattttgaatattaCGACTGTTAAAGACATCCAAAGGAAGCACGCATTATTAAGAAATTTCAGGGAGGCCAAGATCTTTACATATTTATTACAAAATGCTTCGGAATCATTTCATAAAAATGTGTTTTCCCTGTTGAAGGAATGCCTAACTACACTATTCTTATTGTTGGTGGCTAGCCCTCTAGACGATAACTCCTTGCATATCTTTTACAAAAGCAACCAAGACCATATCGATTTGTCATATtgtgatgaagatgaccAAGTATTCTCACGAAAAAACGTATTTCATGAAGCCGCAAGCTGCCCAAACCAATCTCGTTTATTCGTTCTTGATGAAGCTTTAACGACTTCAAAATTATCCAAAGAAACAGTCCAGAAGTTACTGAATGCTCAAGATATACACGCGCGGGTACCGCTACATTATGCTTCAGAACTAGGTAAATTGGAATTTGTTCATTCTTTATTGATTACCAATCTTTTAAAAGATATTGATCCGATTGATAGCGATTCTAAGACACCTTTGGTATTGGCTATCACTAACAACCACATAGATGTCGTGAGGGACTTGTTAACCATCGGTGGTGCAAATGCATCCCCTGTTGAAAAGCCAGTCTTAGACTACAGTAAGAATATAATCAGCTCTGCTAAAGTCCAATTTGATCCTTTGAACGTTGCTTGTAAATTCAATAACCACGATGCTGCTAAATTACTCTTGGAAATACGGAGTAAACAAAACGCTGATCATAACAAACAAAGTTCTCAACATTTATGTCAACcacttttcaagaaaaactcGACTGGTTTATGTACCCTTCATATAGTAGCCAAAATTGGTGGTGATGCACAATTAATCCAACTGTTAATTCAATATGGTGCGGACCCCAATGAAATCGATGGCTTCAACAAATGGACTCCTATTTTTTATGCTGTTCGATCTGGTCATTCTGAAGTTATCGGTGAACTATTGAGAAATGGAGCACGCTTAGATATTGAGGACGATAATGGACATTCTCCATTATTTTATGCATTATGGGAGAGTCACGTCGGTGTTTTGAATGCACTTCTACAAACACCAACGAATCTTGCACccaaatatttaaatgaAGCAGATGCTCAAATCAAAAGGCTACAGGCTAGCACGATCGCTTTAACTCCAAATGACAATAAATCAGATCTGGACATTCCAGACAGCATTCCAGACTTTGCTTTACCTCCGCCTATTATTCCCCTTAGAAAATATGGTCacaattttttggaaaagaaaatttttataaaaCTGAAACTAAAACCAGGTCTTGAATCCATCAAATTGACTAAAGATAACGGCATTATtatgtcttcttcaccagGAAGAATTACTTTGTCTTCCAATTTACCTGAAATATTACCTCGTAATATAATTCTACCTGTTAGAgttgatgaaaacaatgattttggtaaaaacaTCAGTGAGACgaacgatgaagaagatgacgaagaaattAGTGAAGATCATGACGACGGTGAACTCATCTTTCAAGTTGATTCCATCAAGGATTTTTCCAtggattttgaaatatttccCGCTTTTGGTACAAGAATAATTGCCAAAACAACAGCAATGTCATACCATTGTATAAAACCTGCAATGAACAGTATTACAACCATAAATCTACCCTTGTTTGATACAAGACTAAACAATATTGGATGTCTTACTTTCGACTATCAAATTATTTTCCCATATCCAGGAAACCCATTAAAAATCATAAAGTATGAACCCTATTGGAAATCTACAGGAGGTGATATGATGACATCTTCTAGCAAGGAAGGCAATTTTGTCACTTCATCATCCTTAAATGGTAGTTTCGTAAGCATACTAGTTTGCACTTTGAATGATGGAACAATAGTAGCAGCCCCAAAACCCTTTGTCGAGTTCAGAGGGACAAAGATTTTATTGAATGACCTCACGAAAGAACAGTTAGGAAAACTAGTGGACTACGATTTGGGTAAGATTGATGGAAGTTTCAACGAAGTGACTTTAAAGCAATATTTGTCGTCAAGAATTTTCCCATTGAGAAGTTTATTAGAAGTCATTCCAGGATCAGTTCAGTTAGTGGTCCGGGTTTGTTTCCCTaccgatgaagaaattgacaCTATTCCCGTTAAAATTTCCCCTTTTATAAACATTAATGAGTTCATTGATAAGTTGTTGctcattatttttgagcATGAAAGATTTTTACGTCATAACGGGAGTGAGAGTATGCGTCAAATAGTTTTCAGTTCATGTAATTGGGAGGCTTGTTCGATTTTGAACTGGAAACAACCCAACTTCCCGGTATTAttgcaaatgaaaaatctgTTTAGAGACTCAAACACTGGTAAGTTTATAAGCGATACACCAAATTGTTTGAAAGAGCTGGCCGTGAACCCTCAAAAGATGTCATATTTGGATACTGCGCCTTTGAACATACATACAATGATTCAATTTGCCATTAATAATAACTTGCTGGGTGTTACTATCCCACATGAAACATTAAAGATATGCCCCTCATTGaccaaaaatattaaacAAAGCGGCTTGTTGTTAATTGCTTCAATTGACGAAAACGAACAATTACCCAATAACGAAAATAATAGTGGGATTTACTGTGGCTCTGAACTGCTATTTGAGAATAATATTGATATGTGA
- the SPG1 gene encoding Spg1p, translated as MKLDSGIYSEAQRVVRTPKFRYIMLGLVGAAVVPTAYMRRNYTVPPHSLDRINGMDTTKMSVTGVDQRTVMTKGKSLQEMMDDDETTYLMFSSIM; from the coding sequence ATGAAGTTAGATTCAGGCATATATTCAGAAGCACAACGAGTGGTAAGAACTCCGAAATTTAGGTACATCATGCTAGGGCTAGTCGGTGCTGCTGTGGTACCGACTGCATACATGAGGAGGAACTATACTGTCCCCCCACACAGCTTAGATAGGATAAACGGCATGGACACAACTAAGATGTCTGTAACCGGTGTAGACCAGAGGACTGTTATGACGAAAGGTAAGAGTTTGCAAGAAATGatggatgatgatgagaCCACCTACTTAATGTTTTCATCCATCATGTGA
- the MIC26 gene encoding Mic26p — protein sequence MTKNFYRELDPVEEKIVPPENATVISSDAKEATINEKEAKQGVLSQRVMRFIGENELVDGISVRDPAYMKKFFNERRLKLSAKWDKAATKIDEVVGKYYAREKSFTSTIASLHTDPEERLIPGLSSTLVAFMTGSVLTRRRTWLLRATMPLILGSCCFAYVMPSTFNNVMGLAHDLEKNSFPKFVQKQDRAWGKIKRFSNTSAQYYHDAKKWLNKDVEKTGDAIKDWTGVNIK from the coding sequence ATGACAAAGAACTTTTACCGCGAGTTAGACCCAGTGGAAGAGAAGATTGTTCCGCCAGAAAACGCTACAGTAATTTCCTCAGACGCTAAAGAGGCCACtattaatgaaaaggaagccAAGCAAGGCGTTCTTTCACAAAGAGTTATGAGGTTTATTGGAGAAAATGAACTTGTAGACGGTATTTCAGTACGTGATCCAGCGtacatgaaaaaatttttcaatgaaagaaGACTAAAGTTGTCTGCCAAATGGGATAAAGCAGCAACGAAAATAGATGAGGTTGTCGGGAAGTATTACGCTCGTGAAAAGAGTTTTACGTCGACTATTGCAAGCTTACATACTGACCCAGAAGAACGTCTAATACCAGGCTTATCGTCCACTTTAGTTGCCTTTATGACAGGATCTGTCTTAacgagaagaagaacatgGCTACTTCGTGCTACCATGCCCCTTATATTGGGCTCATGTTGCTTTGCGTATGTAATGCCAAGCACATTCAATAATGTCATGGGTCTTGCTCATGATTTAGAGAAGAACTCCTTTCCTaaatttgttcaaaaacaaGATCGTGCATGgggaaaaatcaaaagattCAGTAACACATCTGCCCAGTATTACCACGATGCAAAGAAGTGGCTCAACAAAGATGTAGAAAAAACAGGGGACGCAATCAAAGACTGGACTGGGGTTAAtatcaaataa
- the SMI1 gene encoding Smi1p: MDMFKRKVKEWVYSLSTDDHYAEYNPDQSPTFNMGKRLDNNNGQANPSQMHLNSVDEEMSMGFQNGTTSNDDINIDEFTSADSNDGVSEALLAWRHIEFWTSEHNPDLNATLSDPCTQNDITHAEEDLEVSFPSSVKASFRIHDGQEDLESMTGTSGLFYGLELMTLDQVVAMTQAWRNVAKNLNKRSQQGLSHVKSTGSSSSMERPLSNKFKLPNIPDQKSIPPNAVQPVYAHPAWIPLISDNAGNHIGVDLAPGPNGKYAQVITFGRDFDTKFVVAGNWGEFLLLFANDLEAGNWYLVDDNDDYFSGDGELVFRDKKSNGPIQDYFEVLKRRAWVKYQENLKLQQQKPQPEPPLQQQKYVPGAQNKPEAPVANEQPSTFGDESIKDEDIDSVNAKSIQNGEIPKHATSAPNETLSSAEVAAEAIETEKISQVEQETKAEQKNDEEQEQEQEQEQEQEAEAEAEAEAEEAKVEESENVEDEDVAEPKKDDNDNNDIGELTAKEGEEEKKEEDDDGKVRKVREEFENIAL, translated from the coding sequence ATGGATAtgtttaaaagaaaagtcaaAGAATGGGTGTATTCTCTCAGCACTGACGACCACTATGCAGAGTATAACCCCGACCAATCCCCCACTTTCAACATGGGCAAACGTCTGGACAATAATAATGGGCAAGCCAATCCCTCCCAAATGCATCTGAATAGCGtggatgaagaaatgaGCATGGGATTCCAAAACGGTACGACATCCAATGACGATATaaatattgatgaatttaCTTCCGCGGACTCTAATGACGGTGTTTCCGAAGCTCTCTTGGCTTGGAGACACATCGAATTTTGGACTAGTGAACACAATCCAGACTTAAATGCAACTTTGAGTGACCCTTGCACCCAAAACGATATCACTCATGCTGAGGAAGACTTGGAAGTTAGCTTTCCCAGTTCGGTGAAGGCCTCCTTCAGAATTCACGACGGGCAAGAAGATTTGGAGTCGATGACCGGTACTTCAGGCTTGTTTTATGGACTCGAATTAATGACTTTAGATCAGGTTGTAGCCATGACTCAAGCTTGGAGAAACGTCGCAAAGAATTTGAACAAAAGATCCCAACAAGGCTTGTCACACGTCAAATCCACGGGTTCCTCTTCATCCATGGAAAGACCACTCAGTAACAAGTTCAAGTTACCAAACATCCCAGATCAAAAATCTATTCCACCAAATGCTGTACAACCGGTATATGCTCATCCAGCTTGGATCCCATTAATATCGGATAATGCTGGTAACCATATCGGTGTAGACTTGGCACCCGGTCCCAACGGTAAATATGCTCAAGTCATAACATTTGGTAGAGACTTTGATACCAAATTCGTTGTTGCCGGAAATTGGGGAGAGTTCTTACTATTATTTGCTAACGATTTGGAAGCCGGTAATTGGTATTTGGTAGATGACAACGATGACTACTTTAGCGGTGATGGTGAGTTGGTCTTTAGAGATAAGAAATCCAATGGGCCCATACAAGATTATTTTgaggttttgaaaagaagagcttGGGTTAAATACCAAGAAAACTTGAAGTTACAGCAACAGAAACCTCAACCTGAACCACCTCTTCAACAGCAAAAATACGTGCCTGGCGCGCAAAATAAACCGGAGGCGCCAGTGGCAAATGAGCAACCTTCTACTTTTGGTGACGAATCTATAaaggatgaagatattgataGTGTAAACGCAAAATCTATCCAAAATGGCGAAATTCCAAAGCATGCCACGAGCGCACCTAATGAAACTTTAAGCTCCGCTGAAGTGGCAGCTGAGGCCATAGAAACAGAGAAAATCAGCCAAGTAGAGCAAGAAACCAAGGCCGAACAAAAGAACGacgaagaacaagaacaagaacaagaacaagaacaagaacaagaagcagaagcagaagcagaagcagaagcagaagaagcaaAGGTAGAAGAAAGCGAAAatgttgaagatgaagatgtcgctgaaccaaaaaaagatgataaCGACAATAACGATATAGGTGAATTAACCGCCAAAGAGggagaagaggaaaagaaagaagaagatgatgatggtaaAGTTCGTAAAGTAAgagaagaatttgaaaacat
- the YHB1 gene encoding flavohemoglobin has translation MLSEHTRTIIKATVPVLEQQGTVITRTFYKNMLAEHTELLNIFNRTNQKVGAQPNALATTVLAAAKNIDDLSVLMDHVKQIGHKHRALQIKPEHYPIVGEYLLKAIREVLGDAATPEIISAWGEAYQAIADVFITVENKMYEEASWSGWKPFEITAKEYVSSEVAQFTVKPKVNSGIDLAILPITPGQYITVNTHPVRQGNQYDALRHYSLCSASAKDGLRFAVKMEAARDDYPAGLVSEYLHKDAKIGDEIKLSAPAGDFTINRELINQTKVPLVLLSSGAGVTPILAMLEEQVECNPERPVYWIQSSYDEKTQAFKKHVDRLLARCSNVEKIIVHTNTQPMIDAKFLKERTPAHADVYTCGSLAFMQAMLGHLRELEHRDDMIHYEPFGPKMSTVNV, from the coding sequence ATGCTATCCGAACACACCCGTACTATAATTAAAGCTACTGTTCCAGTCTTGGAACAGCAAGGCACTGTCATCACGCGTactttttacaaaaatatgCTTGCTGAACACACAGAACTACTCAACATTTTTAACAGAACTAATCAGAAAGTTGGTGCGCAACCAAATGCCCTGGCCACCACTGTTTTGGCTGCTGCCAAGAACATTGACGACCTGTCCGTTCTTATGGATCATGTTAAGCAGATTGGCCATAAACACCGTGCTTTGCAGATCAAGCCTGAACACTATCCAATCGTCGGTGAATATTTACTGAAAGCCATCAGGGAGGTTTTAGGTGACGCTGCTACCCCTGAAATTATTAGCGCTTGGGGCGAGGCTTACCAGGCTATTGCTGATGTCTTCATCactgttgaaaataaaatgtaCGAAGAAGCTTCATGGTCAGGTTGGAAACCGTTCGAAATTACGGCTAAAGAGTATGTTTCCTCTGAAGTTGCTCAATTCACTGTTAAACCAAAGGTCAATTCCGGCATTGACTTGGCAATTTTGCCAATTACTCCAGGTCAATATATTACTGTAAACACTCACCCAGTTAGACAGGGGAATCAGTACGACGCTTTAAGGCATTATTCACTCTGTTCTGCTTCTGCCAAGGACGGTTTGAGATTTGCAGTCAAGATGGAAGCCGCTAGAGATGATTATCCTGCAGGCCTGGTCTCTGAGTATTTACACAAAGACGCTAAAATCGGGGATGAAATAAAGCTAAGTGCTCCAGCTGGTGATTTTACCATTAACAGAGAATTGATCAACCAGACGAAAGTTCCATTAGTACTATTATCCTCTGGTGCTGGTGTTACACCAATTTTAGCCATGTTGGAAGAACAGGTTGAATGCAACCCGGAAAGACCAGTTTATTGGATTCAATCTTCTTACGATGAAAAGACACAAGCCTTCAAAAAGCACGTTGATAGACTACTAGCCAGATGTTCAAATGTTGAGAAGATTATTGTCCATACTAACACTCAACCGATGATTGATGCTAAATTCTTAAAGGAAAGGACACCTGCACATGCAGATGTGTACACCTGTGGCTCTTTAGCCTTCATGCAAGCTATGCTTGGACATCTTAGAGAATTGGAACACCGCGACGACATGATACATTACGAACCTTTCGGTCCAAAGATGTCGACTGTCAATGTTTAA
- the NAS6 gene encoding Nas6p, producing the protein MSGHPLHQACMENDFVKVQELLHCKPSLLLEKDLDGRIPLHWSVSFQAHEITSFLISKMEDVNLDDYPDESGWTPFHIACSVGNLDVVKSLYDRPIKPDLNKVTNQGVTCLHLAVGKKWFEVSKFLIDNGASVRIKDKFNQIPLHRAASVGSLRLIELLCDVGKSPVNWADKQGWTPIFHALAEGNGDAAVLLVEKYNAEYDLVDNKGVKAEDVALNEQVKKFFLNNV; encoded by the coding sequence ATGTCTGGACACCCTTTGCACCAAGCGTGCATGGAAAATGACTTTGTCAAAGTACAAGAACTGCTTCATTGCAAACCTTCGTTGCTGCTAGAGAAGGACCTGGATGGCAGGATCCCGCTACACTGGTCGGTTTCCTTCCAAGCACACGAAATCACTagttttttgatttctaaAATGGAAGATGTGAATCTGGATGATTATCCAGACGAATCTGGATGGACGCCATTCCATATTGCCTGCTCAGTCGGAAATTTAGACGTGGTGAAATCTCTATACGATAGACCTATCAAACCGGATTTGAATAAGGTCACCAACCAAGGCGTCACATGCCTACATTTGGCAGTTGGTAAAAAATGGTTTGAAGTGTCCAAATTCTTAATTGATAATGGCGCCTCCGTGAGAATCAAAGACAAGTTCAATCAAATCCCACTACACAGAGCCGCATCCGTGGGCTCTTTAAGATTGATTGAGTTGCTATGTGATGTGGGCAAAAGCCCTGTGAATTGGGCCGATAAGCAAGGTTGGACTCCAATATTCCACGCTTTAGCTGAGGGGAATGGTGACGCTGCCGTATTGTTAGTAGAAAAGTATAACGCCGAGTACGATCTTGTGGATAATAAAGGCGTTAAGGCAGAAGATGTTGCCCTCAATGAACAAGttaaaaagtttttcctAAATAATGTATAA
- the BNS1 gene encoding Bns1p — protein sequence MSYPTSVSQSEMNNLTRDVQTTSMSCAEKDVTRGYFDQSTKDSSKHAHLTKVNAKHSLHRCVFKKPYKSKKVAEEQRKTLNTQLRQKFISPSDNLLSPCSRKLNDHKSKLFVAKSQPKRLDFAHSKQSILTSSKVVAESDNDCDDDDLFIS from the coding sequence ATGAGTTATCCCACTTCAGTGTCACAAAGCGAGATGAACAACCTTACCAGAGATGTGCAAACTACGTCGATGTCTTGCGCAGAGAAGGATGTAACAAGAGGTTATTTCGACCAGTCCACGAAGGATAGCTCGAAACATGCACATCTTACAAAGGTGAATGCAAAGCACTCACTTCACAGGTGCGTCTTCAAGAAGCCAtacaaaagcaagaaagtTGCGGAAGAACAAAGGAAGACTCTGAACACACAGCTTAGACAGAAATTCATTTCGCCATCAGACAACTTGCTTTCACCATGCTCAAGGAAACTGAATGATCATAAGTCAAAACTATTTGTTGCCAAATCGCAACCCAAAAGACTCGACTTTGCACACAGCAAGCAGAGTATACTGACCAGTTCAAAGGTGGTTGCCGAATCCGATAATGACTGCGATGACGACGATTTGTTTATTAGCTAA